From a region of the Acidimicrobiia bacterium genome:
- the atpE gene encoding ATP synthase F0 subunit C, with product MFHLLLLAVQEAGELKAGLQSIGAGIVYGAAAIGPGIGIGLVVGNAITAMARQPEMQGTIRTTMFLGIAFTEALALFGFVLFFLAKS from the coding sequence ATGTTTCATCTGCTCCTGCTCGCCGTCCAAGAGGCGGGTGAGCTGAAGGCCGGCCTCCAGTCGATCGGCGCCGGCATCGTCTACGGCGCCGCAGCGATTGGCCCGGGCATCGGCATCGGGCTCGTCGTCGGCAATGCCATCACGGCGATGGCCCGCCAACCCGAGATGCAAGGCACCATCCGCACGACGATGTTCCTCGGTATCGCGTTCACCGAGGCGCTCGCCCTGTTCGGGTTCGTGCTCTTCTTCCTCGCCAAGAGCTAG
- the atpB gene encoding F0F1 ATP synthase subunit A — MTLLGAFTFPPIDELFRWKDLAFEDTFYAINKTSLLVFISSIVILALFIGGSRRMKLHPAGVQNVLEMTYEFVDGGITRDVVGQEDTRYTPFLGSLFLFILFLNVWEIVPFLQFPPTARFAIPLYLALQTYVIFLFVGFKHQGFKYFTGHLFPPGVPLVAKPLLAIIEFVSVFLVRPFSLAVRLLANMMAGHILLTALSLLTAYAINNEGILKLVTIGPFLLNIGVTAFEILVAFLQAYIFTLLTALYIGDSLHPEH; from the coding sequence GTGACTCTGCTCGGTGCCTTCACGTTCCCACCGATCGACGAGCTCTTCCGTTGGAAGGATCTTGCTTTCGAAGACACGTTCTACGCGATCAACAAGACGTCGCTGCTCGTGTTCATTTCATCGATCGTTATCCTGGCGCTCTTCATCGGCGGCAGCCGTCGGATGAAGTTGCATCCTGCTGGTGTCCAAAACGTGCTCGAGATGACCTATGAGTTCGTCGACGGCGGCATTACGCGCGACGTCGTCGGTCAGGAAGACACGCGCTACACGCCCTTCCTCGGATCGCTCTTCCTCTTCATCTTGTTCCTGAACGTCTGGGAGATCGTCCCGTTCCTTCAGTTCCCGCCCACGGCGCGGTTCGCGATCCCGCTCTATCTGGCGCTGCAGACCTACGTCATCTTCCTGTTCGTCGGCTTCAAGCATCAGGGCTTCAAGTACTTCACGGGACACCTCTTTCCGCCCGGCGTGCCGCTCGTTGCCAAGCCGCTGCTGGCGATCATCGAGTTCGTCTCCGTGTTTCTCGTGCGGCCGTTCTCGCTGGCAGTCCGACTCCTCGCCAACATGATGGCGGGCCACATTCTGCTCACGGCTCTCTCGCTGCTCACCGCCTACGCGATCAACAACGAGGGGATCCTGAAGCTCGTCACCATTGGCCCGTTCCTGCTGAACATCGGCGTGACCGCCTTCGAGATCCTCGTGGCTTTCCTGCAGGCTTACATCTTCACGCTTCTGACCGCGCTGTACATCGGCGATTCCCTACATCCCGAGCACTAG
- a CDS encoding ATP synthase subunit I translates to MGTTQAVDDTAYEGEVARDLARRVLLVAPIAILSAGIFRGVNGVVSAVIGLVLVAVNFLVAARLITWAARYSSGAVMGVVLGGYIVRIGLLFGIALALEQVSWIDVPVLLLTIAVVHIALLMWETRHVSLTLGAPGLKPGRVTK, encoded by the coding sequence GTGGGCACGACGCAAGCAGTAGACGACACCGCATACGAAGGCGAGGTCGCTCGTGATCTCGCGCGCCGCGTCCTGCTCGTCGCGCCGATCGCGATTCTGAGTGCGGGAATCTTCCGAGGGGTGAACGGCGTCGTGAGCGCGGTCATCGGGCTCGTGCTCGTGGCAGTCAACTTCCTGGTCGCGGCGCGCCTGATCACCTGGGCAGCCCGATATTCATCCGGCGCCGTCATGGGCGTGGTGCTCGGCGGGTACATCGTGCGCATTGGGCTGTTGTTCGGCATCGCCCTCGCGCTCGAGCAAGTCTCATGGATCGACGTGCCCGTGCTGCTGCTCACGATCGCCGTCGTGCATATCGCTCTGCTCATGTGGGAGACGCGCCACGTGAGCCTCACACTGGGTGCGCCCGGGTTGAAGCCCGGTCGCGTGACCAAGTAG
- a CDS encoding AtpZ/AtpI family protein has product MDAADQPAKEVREKRGYGDGLTQALNLVVAPVLFGLLGAFIDSRLGTGPVFLLVLGFLGLLGALLMAYYEYEARIARHDEGKPWARRKQ; this is encoded by the coding sequence GTGGACGCAGCCGACCAGCCGGCCAAAGAGGTGCGAGAGAAGAGAGGCTACGGCGACGGCCTCACCCAGGCTTTGAACCTTGTCGTGGCCCCGGTGCTCTTCGGGCTTCTTGGGGCCTTCATCGACAGTCGTCTCGGAACCGGTCCCGTGTTCCTCCTCGTGCTGGGGTTCTTGGGCCTGCTCGGAGCACTGCTGATGGCCTACTACGAGTACGAAGCGCGGATCGCGCGTCACGACGAAGGAAAGCCGTGGGCACGACGCAAGCAGTAG
- a CDS encoding MraY family glycosyltransferase has translation MAGFLIAGGVAATTTFLLTFLMRWLAPRIGAMAMPGPRSMHAEPIPYLGGAAMFIGFLAAFAVASRIPQFHEMFVDTSEALGLLLAAAVMFVVFVIDDFRDVSPPAKIAGQVLSGSVLSLFGVTMLYFRVPFASYEYVVLSADLAPLVTVVTVVVLANAVNLIDGIDGLAAGVVLIAAAAIFLYADRLFKAGLLEGSNIAPLVAAVTVGVCAGFLPHNFSPARIIMGDAGAMLLGLFLATMTITIGGRTTDPFSGQTYFYFAPLLIPLVILGVPIVDAAFAFLRRVVRRQPFAEADREHLHHRLVRMGHGPRRAVAILWLWTALLSAAVLLPTFTDRGNTLVAPAVVALGLLLYIYFHPGVRSRRHEVAIAEQEPSDPLADSVVELDRHRRKRASG, from the coding sequence GTGGCCGGTTTCTTGATCGCTGGCGGTGTCGCCGCAACCACCACGTTTCTGCTCACCTTCCTCATGCGATGGCTCGCGCCGCGTATTGGTGCGATGGCGATGCCCGGGCCGCGGAGCATGCACGCGGAGCCGATCCCGTACCTCGGCGGCGCTGCCATGTTCATTGGGTTCCTGGCTGCGTTCGCAGTTGCCTCCCGGATCCCTCAGTTCCACGAGATGTTCGTCGACACCTCGGAGGCCCTGGGCCTGCTCCTGGCGGCCGCCGTGATGTTCGTAGTGTTCGTGATCGACGACTTCCGCGACGTGTCGCCACCGGCGAAGATCGCAGGACAGGTGCTGAGCGGGAGCGTGCTCTCGCTCTTCGGCGTCACGATGCTCTACTTCCGCGTGCCGTTCGCCAGCTACGAGTATGTCGTGCTCTCCGCCGACCTCGCGCCGCTCGTCACGGTGGTCACGGTGGTCGTGCTCGCGAACGCGGTGAACCTCATCGACGGGATCGACGGTCTCGCCGCCGGCGTCGTGCTCATCGCGGCGGCGGCGATCTTCCTCTACGCCGACCGTCTGTTCAAAGCCGGACTGCTGGAAGGTTCCAACATCGCACCGTTGGTCGCGGCGGTCACCGTCGGCGTGTGCGCAGGCTTCCTGCCCCACAACTTCAGCCCGGCGCGCATCATCATGGGCGACGCGGGCGCGATGCTGCTCGGGCTCTTCCTCGCGACGATGACGATCACCATCGGCGGACGAACGACCGACCCCTTCAGCGGTCAGACCTACTTCTACTTCGCGCCGCTGCTCATCCCGCTCGTGATCCTCGGCGTTCCGATCGTCGACGCCGCGTTCGCGTTCTTGCGTCGGGTCGTGCGCCGCCAGCCCTTCGCGGAAGCCGATCGCGAGCATCTGCACCATCGCCTGGTGCGCATGGGTCACGGGCCTCGGCGCGCGGTGGCGATCCTGTGGCTCTGGACCGCGCTGTTGTCCGCCGCGGTGCTGCTCCCGACGTTCACCGACCGCGGGAACACACTGGTTGCGCCGGCCGTCGTCGCCCTCGGCCTGCTCCTCTATATCTACTTCCATCCGGGAGTGCGCAGCCGGAGGCACGAGGTCGCGATCGCCGAGCAGGAGCCCTCTGATCCATTGGCCGATTCGGTGGTCGAGCTCGACCGGCACCGCCGGAAGCGGGCTAGCGGCTGA
- a CDS encoding methyltransferase domain-containing protein, producing the protein MPYADITTDDRNAVKRWLQRRRLDDAFRKVLPALPHSWRGTVLDYGGGDGALCGRVVEKRPSAQIECFEPSPTIRGEAETRLAGTSVTVTGSLDSERRYDLVFCCELLEHLPGAEVHRSLETLGALLDPRGTLVIGVPNEIFAMAAAKGLFRMTRRYGEYDAKPSTVLAATLGQPRGDRPVREFDGLPFIYPHTGFDHRDLVALVRSAGFTVRDIYGSPFVRLPVVFNSEVYAVCGIGPAP; encoded by the coding sequence GTGCCGTACGCCGACATCACGACTGATGACAGGAATGCCGTCAAGCGATGGCTGCAACGGCGCCGCCTCGACGACGCGTTTCGCAAGGTGTTGCCGGCGCTTCCCCACTCGTGGCGCGGCACCGTCCTCGACTACGGCGGAGGCGACGGCGCGTTGTGCGGTCGCGTGGTGGAGAAACGACCGTCGGCGCAGATCGAGTGTTTCGAACCGTCCCCGACCATCAGGGGCGAGGCAGAGACACGGCTGGCAGGGACGAGCGTGACCGTCACGGGATCGCTGGACTCGGAGCGACGCTACGACCTCGTGTTCTGCTGCGAGCTGCTCGAGCACCTCCCGGGAGCGGAGGTGCACCGCTCGTTGGAAACGCTGGGCGCGTTGCTCGATCCACGCGGAACGCTCGTAATCGGCGTACCCAATGAGATCTTCGCAATGGCGGCCGCAAAAGGGCTCTTTCGGATGACGCGCCGGTACGGCGAGTACGACGCGAAGCCCTCGACTGTTCTCGCTGCCACGCTCGGCCAGCCGCGAGGGGACCGACCCGTGCGGGAGTTCGATGGTTTGCCCTTCATCTATCCGCATACCGGGTTCGATCACCGCGACCTCGTCGCCCTCGTGCGTAGCGCCGGCTTCACCGTGCGAGACATCTACGGCAGCCCGTTCGTCAGGTTGCCAGTCGTCTTCAACAGCGAGGTGTACGCGGTGTGCGGAATCGGGCCCGCACCCTGA
- the rpiB gene encoding ribose 5-phosphate isomerase B: MRIAIGSDHAGFLLKEHLKGVLQDGGHEVIDLGTDSEEPVDYPPICAGVGKEVAAGRAERGIVLGGSGQGEQISANKVRGVRAALCNDLYTAEYSRRHNDANVLSIGARIVAEGLADEILRVWLATDFEGGRHQRRIDEITELESE, encoded by the coding sequence ATGCGCATTGCCATCGGCTCCGATCACGCCGGTTTCCTCCTGAAGGAGCACCTCAAGGGAGTGCTGCAGGATGGTGGGCACGAGGTGATCGATCTCGGCACCGATTCCGAGGAGCCGGTCGACTACCCGCCGATCTGCGCCGGCGTCGGCAAGGAAGTGGCGGCGGGCCGTGCCGAGCGCGGGATCGTGCTCGGCGGCAGCGGGCAGGGCGAGCAGATCTCGGCGAACAAGGTGCGAGGCGTACGCGCGGCGCTGTGCAACGACCTGTACACGGCGGAGTACTCGCGACGCCACAACGACGCCAACGTGCTCTCGATCGGAGCACGCATCGTGGCCGAGGGTCTGGCCGACGAGATCCTGCGGGTGTGGCTCGCCACGGATTTCGAAGGCGGCCGTCACCAGCGCCGCATCGACGAGATCACCGAGCTCGAGTCCGAATGA